A stretch of Cynocephalus volans isolate mCynVol1 chromosome 9, mCynVol1.pri, whole genome shotgun sequence DNA encodes these proteins:
- the LOC134385560 gene encoding UDP-glucuronosyltransferase 2C1-like isoform X2, whose amino-acid sequence MGKAEMWLIRTYWDFEFPRPYLPNFEFVGGLHCRPAKPLPEELEEFVQSSGKDGVVVFTLGSMVQNLTEEKANMIASALARIPQKVLWGYTGKKPDTLGPNTRLYEWIPQNDLLGHPKTRAFITHCGTNGIYEAIYHGVPMVGIPLFADQPDNMARVKAKGAAVEVDLETMTSSDLLHALKAVINNPSYKENAMRLSKIHHDQPVKPLDRAVFWTEFVMRHKGATHLRPASHNLTWFQYHSLDVIGFLLACVATSIFLFTKCCLFCCRKFGKTGKKRKRE is encoded by the exons TACTGGGATTTTGAATTTCCTCGCCCTTATTTACCTAATTTTGAATTCGTTGGAGgacttcactgcaggcctgcaAAGCCCCTACCTGAG gaatTGGAAGAGTTTGTCCAGAGCTCTGGAAAAGATGGAGTCGTGGTATTTACTCTGGGGTCAATGGTCCAAAACCTCACAGAAGAAAAGGCTAACATGATTGCATCAGCCCTTGCCCGGATTCCACAGAAG GTTCTGTGGGGATACACAGGAAAGAAACCAGATACATTAGGACCCAATACAAGGCTCTATGAATGGATTCCGCAGAATGATCTTCTTG gtCATCCCAAAACCAGAGCTTTCATCACTCATTGTGGAACCAACGGGATCTATGAAGCTATTTACCATGGGGTCCCTATGGTGGGAATTCCCTTGTTTGCTGATCAGCCTGATAATATGGCTCGAGTAAAGGCCAAAGGGGCAGCTGTTGAGGTGGACTTGGAAACAATGACGAGTTCAGATCTGCTTCATGCTTTGAAGGCAGTGATTAACAACCCTTC CTACAAAGAGAATGCCATGAGGTTATCAAAGATTCACCACGATCAGCCTGTGAAGCCCCTGGATCGAGCAGTCTTCTGGACCGAATTTGTCATGCGCCACAAAGGAGCCACGCACCTGCGGCCAGCTTCCCACAATCTCACGTGGTTCCAGTACCACTCCTTGGACGTGATTGGGTTCCTACTGGCCTGTGTGGCAACTAGTATATTCCTGTTCACAAAATGTTGCCTGTTTTGTTGCAGGAAGTTTGGTAagacagggaagaaaagaaagagggagtaG